One segment of Penaeus chinensis breed Huanghai No. 1 chromosome 14, ASM1920278v2, whole genome shotgun sequence DNA contains the following:
- the LOC125032592 gene encoding uncharacterized protein LOC125032592, translated as MGGTDVAEQTPGPSGIASQVITDSKVVVTLDEGTPEEQEMTISIVSMDHTYSSELPPFLIEDSDAQDGGSRHGHSRRSEERRILPDMLQIQANIEIHLKQLVSSVKDIASA; from the exons ATGGGAGGAACAG ATGTTGCAGAACAAACTCCTGGGCCATCTGGGATAGCATCTCAGGTCATAACAGACTCGAAAGTTGTTGTAACATTGGATGAGGGCACTCCAGAGGAGCAAGAAATGACAATATCCATTGTGTCAATGGACCACACTTACTCTTCAGAATTACCTCCTTTTTTAATAGAAGACAGTGACGCTCAGGATGGAGGTAGCAGGCATGGTCATAGCAGAAgatcagaagaaaggagaattttgCCTGACATGCTTCAGATACAAGCAAATATAGAAATTCACTTGAAACAGCTTGTAAGTTCAGTAAAAGACATTGCATCAGCATAA